Genomic DNA from Gossypium hirsutum isolate 1008001.06 chromosome A01, Gossypium_hirsutum_v2.1, whole genome shotgun sequence:
agaatcagACATGGGAGTTGACTGAAGGACCTGCCAATAGAAAGACGATTGGTGTcaaatgggtctatcgagcaaAACAGAATACTGATGGCAGTTTAAACAAGCTGAAAGCTAGACTTGTTGTCAATGGTTCAGTCAACAATATGGTCTGGACTACACGAAAACTTTTGCACCAGTAGCCAGGCTTGATACAATCAGATTGTTAGTTGCTTTGGCTGCACAAAAGCAATGGATCATACATCAACTGGATGTGAAGTCAGCCTTCCTCAATGGATTCTTTGAAGAAGAAATTTATGTAGAATAGCCTAAAGGATTTAAAGTGCCTGGTGAAGAGCACAAAGTATACAAACTgaagaaagccttgtatggcctaaaacaaGCTCCTAGAGCCTGGTATGCTAGGATTGATAGCTACCTGGTTAGCTTGGGATTCGAAAGAAGCATCAGTGaaccaacactgtatgtcaagaagGAATAGGCTGAAACACAGCTCATTGTGTCCCTTTATGTAGATGATCTCTtagtgacaggaggagatcaGATTATGTTGGCTAATTTCAAGGCCAAAAATGAAAGACATGTTTGAGATGTCTGATTTGGCGCAGATGACATATTCCTTGGAATGGATGTGCTGCAAACACAAAGTTGAATCTTCTTGGGACAGAAGATATTTGCTGCAAAAATCTTAAGCAAATTCTCTATGGAGAATTGCAAGCCAACAAGCACACCTATGACTGTTGGAATGAAGTTGTCAAGCCAAGGAGACCATGAACAGGTCAGTGAATCTGCCTATAGGAGTCTAGTTGGTTGCTTATTGTACTTAACAGCTACTAGACCAGATATCATGTTTGCTGTAAGTATACTATTGAGATTCATGCATTGCTGCAACACACAGCATTTTCAAGCAGCAAAAAGAGTGCTCAAGTACATCAAGGGTACTTTGAGCCATGGCATACAGTTTAGAAAAACTGAAAATTTAAAGCTAGTAAGCTATACTGACAGTGACTGAGCTGGTTCAAAAGATGATATGAAAGGCACTTCTGGTTATGCATTCACAATAGACTCAGCAATGTTCTgatggagttcaaagaagcaactaTAGTGGCTCAATCAACAGCAGAAGCTAAGTATGTTGTAGCTGCAAGTATtgttaatcaagccatttggctgaAGAAATTCCTAGCTAATTTGAACCTACATCAAAGAGAAGCAACAAAGATATACTGTGATAACCTGTCTGCTGTTGCAATTACAAAGAATCTCGTTTTCCATGGTAGAACAAAGCATTTCAACATCAAGTTACATGTGGTAAGGGAGATTGGATAAGCTCGAGAGGTAGAGctgattcattgcaattcagaaGAACAAGttgctgatatcttcacaaaggcTCTTGGTGTATCAAGATTTATCAAATTAAGGAAGCAGTTAGGAATCAGCAGTATGGagaccaaggaggagtgttagaAAATGGCCCTCCATGCAGCTCATGCAACCAAGAAGAATTCATGCACATAAGTCTTGTGGATGAAATATGAAGAAGTAGCTGCTGCAATATTGCTGGATGAAATACATGCAACTGAGGATATCAATGCTACTGTTTCATCTCGGTTTCATTTTGTTACTCTTgtaatttatgtaacaccccaaacccggcccagacgttacgactgAATACGGCGTGTCACATTAAAacgttactagaaaagtcatgttttatctaaagtctttcttagtgtttaaagaatatcttcgttaaagattaaagtgaatggaagctgtgcaccaggtaggatgccagaaaagaggaggtgagtcaattagtctgcttaagtacccagctcttcacagatccaatcctagacatgcacacaaccattgccacactttaactgaatgattgttcaaggaaaaccaattcgtttaaaaccatttgaaaaggttattaattttgaaaacattttcgtTGCGGAAGCCTTGTTTTGTTatcacgatattttgaaatcaagtaacctttttaaaatgcGCCCTAgagttattcaatttcaaacagttaaaacaatatcatatctaagttaaccaaacatactaaaaacaactaaaaataattaaaacgggcttattacaaattaaaacccgaaaatataaaggaaataatctaaaataaaagcaaaggtataaacacttattttaaacagtccatatggccactctgaatccctccagctccaagtccaccgatctaaggctcacctgcaaagatgggaaaaaaggggggtgagtttggaaaactcagtgtgtaaagtaaacccaactagagcctaaatcagttcaagctctactgggcctaagccctattcagaaatcagagttaactaggccttagcccatatcaatattaatctgagccatagccccttacagtatcagagcATACTGGGCCTaacccatatcagtatcaatctgagccgtagccctattacaagtcgagatatattgggcattgcccatattaacacagttgggcccatttcaatacagttggcccataataaaacagtctcatataattaatgcatgataaccccatccaaccctgcacttgcctccgtccatccttACACTTCCtatggggaataaatcacccacgccatccgtacacttacagtgttagcaccggttgcggcagtAACTATAATCctcagcaaagctgcttatatcagaatatgtggcacagccacccgAACaagttcttcctccataacaaaacccaaccccatgcagtatgacatgtatgcagagaatatataattaacaaggcatgcttcagaaagacagtcagattatagcgtaagaacagttatttaccctcgaggggcatAATCGTAAACTTACCCATTTAGGTAGGGGTGTGCACAATTCGATTAAAAtcaaaaaaattcg
This window encodes:
- the LOC107925597 gene encoding uncharacterized mitochondrial protein AtMg00810-like, yielding MIDEIKMIQKNQTWELTEGPANRKTIGVKWVYRAKQNTDGSLNKLKARLVVNGSVNNMKIFAAKILSKFSMENCKPTSTPMTVGMKLSSQGDHEQVSESAYRSLVGCLLYLTATRPDIMFAVSILLRFMHCCNTQHFQAAKRVLKYIKGTLSHGIQFRKTENLKLVSYTDSD